A stretch of the Rhizomicrobium sp. genome encodes the following:
- a CDS encoding helix-turn-helix domain-containing protein, translating into MNQAYSPSRSRQDAAPQLRAGMTQLVVAHAYGVPLDAIRARSRGVGRAARARQIAMYLTHVVFSMTMADVARGFGRDRSTARHAIQRVEELREDPELNRTLGWLEATLRGVLEQEP; encoded by the coding sequence ATGAATCAGGCATACAGTCCTTCTCGGTCCCGGCAGGACGCGGCGCCGCAACTGCGCGCCGGGATGACCCAACTCGTGGTGGCGCACGCCTATGGCGTGCCGCTCGACGCCATCCGGGCGCGGTCGCGCGGTGTCGGGCGTGCGGCGCGGGCGCGGCAGATCGCGATGTACCTCACCCATGTCGTGTTCTCGATGACCATGGCCGACGTGGCGCGGGGCTTCGGGCGCGACCGTTCCACCGCCCGCCATGCCATCCAGCGGGTCGAGGAGTTGCGCGAGGATCCCGAGCTCAACCGCACGCTGGGCTGGCTCGAGGCGACGCTGCGCGGCGTGCTGGAGCAGGAGCCATGA
- a CDS encoding DUF4424 family protein, translating into MKVRLALLASVFAFAAPALADDSSAMLGAGGIVLTKSADIRMASEDLYISPKAIKVHYTFVNDSGRDIDTIVAFPLPDVDNYELAESPIGTTIDTTPNFVGFKLRIDGKEVTPTPEERAMLNGRDVSAQVRAAGLPLNIVIGGGYDKLQKLAKPAHDALLKAGLIEGAGGDEVVHAKWTTTTKFWWKMHFPAGGTVAVDHAYQPVTGQTFFTTYALSDKAQAADYARTYCTDAPVLAAARAGFAAMKTNTGSDGMFNQYTTDFVIVTANNWKGPIGRFHLTVDKLKPSNIVSFCWPGDVQKTGATRFESTLTNFAPKADIRLLVLERPTAEQN; encoded by the coding sequence ATGAAAGTCAGGCTCGCGCTTCTCGCATCCGTTTTCGCGTTCGCCGCGCCGGCGCTCGCCGACGACAGCTCCGCCATGCTGGGCGCGGGCGGCATCGTGCTGACGAAGAGCGCCGACATCCGCATGGCGAGCGAAGACCTCTACATCAGCCCCAAGGCGATCAAGGTCCATTACACCTTCGTCAACGACAGCGGCCGCGACATCGACACCATCGTCGCCTTCCCACTGCCCGACGTCGACAATTACGAGCTCGCGGAATCGCCGATCGGCACCACCATCGACACCACGCCCAATTTCGTCGGCTTCAAGCTCAGGATCGACGGCAAGGAGGTGACGCCCACGCCGGAAGAGCGTGCCATGCTGAACGGCAGGGACGTCTCGGCCCAGGTGCGCGCCGCCGGCCTGCCGCTCAACATCGTGATCGGCGGCGGCTACGACAAGCTGCAGAAGCTGGCGAAGCCGGCGCATGACGCGCTGCTGAAGGCCGGACTGATCGAGGGAGCGGGCGGCGACGAGGTGGTGCACGCCAAATGGACCACGACCACGAAGTTCTGGTGGAAGATGCATTTTCCGGCCGGCGGCACGGTCGCGGTCGACCATGCCTATCAGCCGGTGACCGGCCAGACCTTCTTCACGACCTATGCCCTGAGCGACAAGGCGCAGGCGGCCGACTACGCCCGGACCTATTGCACGGACGCGCCGGTGCTCGCCGCCGCGCGCGCCGGCTTCGCGGCGATGAAAACGAATACCGGCAGCGACGGGATGTTCAACCAGTACACCACCGACTTCGTCATCGTCACCGCGAACAACTGGAAGGGCCCGATCGGGCGCTTCCACCTGACGGTCGACAAGCTGAAGCCCTCCAACATCGTGTCGTTCTGCTGGCCGGGCGATGTGCAGAAGACCGGCGCGACGCGCTTCGAGTCGACGCTGACGAATTTCGCGCCGAAGGCCGATATCCGGCTGCTGGTCCTGGAACGGCCGACGGCGGAGCAGAATTGA
- a CDS encoding crotonase/enoyl-CoA hydratase family protein, with product MPYKEILTEISDNILTITLNRPEKLNAFTGTMMTELIDAFRAANADDEVRVIIVTGAGRAFCAGADLSAGAATFDATKRADRPERNAGPADAEDFNWSDERIRDGGGRVTLEIFECLKPVIAAVNGPSVGIGTTMQLAMDIRIASESAKFGFVFARRGIVPEAASSWFLPRIVGIQQALSWCFSGKVFDAQEALAGRLVQEVVPPDQLIPRARAIAREIVDNAAPVSVALIRQMMWRGLGMDHPMEAHKVDSRGIYARGASADVKEGVVAFLEKRPAKFTQSVSKDMPPYFPWWDERTYS from the coding sequence ATGCCGTACAAGGAAATCCTCACCGAGATCTCGGACAACATCCTCACCATCACGCTGAACCGGCCGGAGAAGCTCAACGCCTTCACCGGCACGATGATGACCGAGCTGATCGACGCCTTCCGCGCCGCGAATGCCGATGACGAGGTCCGCGTCATCATCGTCACCGGCGCGGGCCGCGCCTTCTGCGCCGGCGCCGATCTGTCGGCGGGCGCCGCGACCTTCGACGCGACCAAGCGCGCCGACCGGCCGGAGCGCAACGCCGGCCCCGCCGATGCCGAGGATTTCAACTGGTCCGACGAACGGATCCGCGACGGCGGCGGTCGCGTCACGCTGGAGATCTTCGAGTGTCTCAAGCCGGTGATCGCCGCGGTCAACGGCCCGTCCGTCGGCATCGGCACCACGATGCAGCTCGCCATGGATATCCGCATCGCCTCGGAGAGCGCGAAGTTCGGCTTCGTGTTCGCGCGCCGCGGCATCGTGCCGGAAGCGGCCTCGAGCTGGTTCCTGCCGCGTATCGTGGGGATTCAACAGGCGCTGTCCTGGTGCTTCTCGGGCAAGGTGTTCGATGCGCAGGAAGCGCTCGCCGGCCGCCTGGTGCAGGAGGTCGTGCCGCCGGACCAGCTCATCCCGCGCGCCCGCGCCATCGCTAGGGAGATCGTGGACAATGCCGCGCCGGTCTCCGTCGCGCTGATCCGCCAGATGATGTGGCGCGGCCTCGGCATGGATCACCCGATGGAGGCGCACAAGGTCGACTCGCGCGGCATCTATGCGCGCGGCGCCTCGGCGGATGTGAAGGAAGGCGTGGTGGCGTTCCTCGAGAAGCGCCCGGCGAAATTCACCCAGAGCGTCTCGAAGGACATGCCGCCCTATTTCCCGTGGTGGGACGAGCGGACGTATTCGTAA
- a CDS encoding type II toxin-antitoxin system Phd/YefM family antitoxin — translation MSRKHNRRRGCRTGSDVLHMCYIGDAGVRKVNLREANQRFSRLVREVQETGEPVSVYRHGELAVEIHPPASRDTARVLTPEQQAALKSLIELSHRIRGKSDGRKMTRDEMHER, via the coding sequence GTGTCGCGCAAGCATAACCGAAGGCGCGGTTGCCGCACGGGCAGTGACGTGCTACATATGTGCTACATTGGAGATGCCGGCGTGCGGAAAGTCAATCTCAGAGAGGCCAATCAGCGGTTTTCCCGGCTTGTGCGCGAGGTGCAGGAAACGGGCGAGCCTGTCTCGGTATACCGCCATGGGGAGCTTGCGGTCGAGATCCATCCACCTGCGTCGCGCGATACCGCGCGCGTTCTCACGCCCGAGCAGCAGGCCGCGCTCAAATCGCTGATCGAGCTGTCACATCGCATTCGCGGAAAATCCGACGGCCGCAAGATGACGCGCGACGAGATGCATGAGCGCTAG
- a CDS encoding PIN domain-containing protein has protein sequence MSARRFSLDSNVLVYFFDHRDKIKQSIAEQIIVAAPARDCMIGLQAVGEFHVASTRKKILQAAEASRGVSYYLATFSTFQPTPDSHRIAAREAAAGRFSYWDCVLLASAAEAGCTMLLSEDMQDGTRLGNIAVRNPFGAKGLSAAAAAALAP, from the coding sequence ATGAGCGCTAGACGCTTTTCGCTCGACTCCAATGTGCTGGTTTATTTTTTCGACCATCGCGACAAGATCAAGCAGTCGATCGCGGAACAGATCATCGTCGCCGCACCCGCGCGCGATTGCATGATCGGCTTGCAAGCGGTCGGCGAGTTCCATGTTGCTTCGACCCGCAAGAAAATCCTGCAGGCCGCCGAGGCGAGCCGCGGCGTCTCGTATTATCTCGCGACGTTTTCGACCTTCCAGCCGACTCCGGACTCGCACCGCATCGCGGCGCGCGAGGCGGCGGCGGGGCGGTTTTCCTATTGGGACTGTGTCCTTCTGGCCTCGGCTGCCGAGGCCGGCTGCACAATGCTCTTGAGCGAGGACATGCAGGACGGGACGCGCCTCGGAAACATCGCCGTGCGCAATCCGTTCGGTGCGAAGGGCTTGAGCGCGGCGGCGGCCGCCGCGCTCGCGCCGTGA
- a CDS encoding MerR family DNA-binding transcriptional regulator gives MNINRTFTIRQLTKEFDVTARTLRFYEDEGLIAPERRGQTRIYASRDRARIILILRGRRVGFSLAEIREILDLYDTHHDGGVTQTLHARKKFEEQLHKLERQKVDIEDSLVELKRAISAVDDAVAKGRLSPAALHQVAAE, from the coding sequence ATGAACATCAATCGCACTTTCACGATCCGTCAGCTCACCAAGGAGTTCGACGTCACCGCGCGCACGCTGCGCTTCTACGAGGATGAAGGCCTGATCGCGCCCGAGCGGCGCGGCCAGACCCGCATCTATGCGAGCCGCGACCGCGCCCGCATCATCCTGATCCTGCGCGGCCGCCGCGTCGGCTTCAGCCTCGCGGAGATCCGCGAGATCCTGGACCTCTACGACACGCACCATGATGGCGGCGTGACGCAGACGCTGCATGCCCGCAAGAAGTTCGAGGAGCAGCTGCACAAGCTCGAGCGCCAGAAGGTCGACATCGAGGATTCGCTGGTCGAGCTCAAGCGCGCGATCAGCGCGGTCGACGACGCCGTCGCCAAGGGCCGGCTCAGCCCCGCGGCACTGCATCAGGTCGCGGCGGAGTAG
- a CDS encoding rhomboid family intramembrane serine protease yields MAGTFGKRGTSTARSYAPRAMAAAPVLASGRAPATEMPARAARPATAMPALRVPIVTIVLIFVLAAVFAFEVHSAPRLYPGMSPPVRSLIAYGAIDGELVFGHGQVWRILTAPLLHGSLGHLIGNLVVFAIIGVMLEPLIGARWFAGLFTIGAIGGSLGSVLLNEPDIPAVGASGAIMGVLGAAFLCGASARTGPRGKRMQKWALWLILPALIPMAADASHLNTDFAGHLGGILIGLVTGAILQMVWAPGEDRPALGNLAAGIAAFGAVAALAAFLLGTQPGDAQVAGVPPPPAGLVPEGELPALNAVDSDTARALVTRYPHDPRVHLLRGYAFLKYDHDLADAEEQLRQALATKDVLAAQLAPEFTKTVTVLLALVVAYENRPDEARALGNPLCGFAEERLDTIYAALQERKVCD; encoded by the coding sequence ATGGCGGGGACCTTCGGCAAGCGCGGGACATCCACGGCGCGGAGCTATGCGCCGCGCGCCATGGCGGCAGCGCCGGTGCTGGCGTCCGGCCGGGCGCCGGCAACGGAAATGCCGGCGCGCGCGGCGCGGCCCGCCACCGCAATGCCGGCCTTGCGCGTTCCCATCGTCACCATCGTGCTGATCTTCGTGCTCGCCGCGGTCTTCGCCTTCGAGGTGCACAGCGCGCCGCGGCTCTATCCCGGCATGTCGCCGCCGGTGCGCTCGCTGATCGCCTATGGCGCGATCGACGGCGAACTGGTGTTCGGGCACGGCCAGGTCTGGCGCATCCTCACCGCGCCGCTGCTGCATGGCAGCCTCGGACACCTCATCGGCAACCTCGTCGTCTTCGCCATCATCGGCGTCATGCTCGAGCCGCTGATCGGCGCACGCTGGTTCGCCGGTCTGTTCACCATCGGCGCGATCGGCGGCTCGCTCGGATCGGTCCTGCTCAACGAGCCCGACATCCCCGCGGTCGGCGCCTCGGGCGCGATCATGGGCGTGCTGGGCGCGGCCTTCCTGTGCGGTGCCAGCGCGCGCACCGGCCCCAGGGGCAAGCGGATGCAGAAATGGGCGCTCTGGCTGATCCTGCCCGCGCTCATCCCGATGGCAGCGGATGCCAGCCATCTTAACACCGACTTCGCGGGCCATCTCGGCGGCATCCTCATCGGCCTCGTCACCGGCGCGATATTGCAGATGGTCTGGGCGCCCGGCGAAGACCGCCCCGCCCTGGGCAATCTCGCGGCCGGCATCGCCGCGTTCGGGGCGGTCGCGGCGCTCGCTGCGTTCCTGCTGGGCACCCAGCCCGGCGATGCGCAGGTCGCGGGCGTCCCGCCACCGCCCGCCGGCCTCGTCCCCGAAGGCGAGCTGCCCGCGCTCAACGCCGTGGACTCGGATACGGCGCGCGCGCTGGTGACGCGCTATCCGCACGACCCGCGAGTCCATCTGCTGCGCGGCTATGCTTTCCTCAAATACGACCACGATCTCGCCGATGCCGAGGAGCAGCTGCGCCAGGCCCTCGCGACCAAGGACGTGCTGGCGGCGCAGCTCGCACCGGAATTCACCAAGACCGTCACGGTGCTGCTGGCATTGGTCGTGGCCTATGAGAACCGGCCCGATGAAGCGCGCGCCCTGGGCAACCCGCTCTGCGGCTTCGCGGAGGAGCGCCTGGACACGATCTATGCCGCGCTCCAGGAGCGAAAAGTCTGCGATTGA
- a CDS encoding superoxide dismutase → MTGPFELKPLPWAESALEPTISARTIEFHYHKHHKTYVDTLNKLVAGTQYADMPLERVVQATLNAREGTDEKKIFNNAAQVWNHDFYWRSLTPKSGKPSGELARAIERDFGTVDKLVEKLATDGKEQFGSGWVWLTSQGGKLSVEKTANAVDPMAKGVNCLLTLDVWEHAYYLDYQNERPKYLQAALAKLIDWDFAAENLRKEDNAIRAAAE, encoded by the coding sequence ATGACCGGACCCTTCGAACTCAAGCCGTTGCCCTGGGCGGAATCCGCGCTGGAGCCCACCATCTCGGCGCGCACCATCGAGTTTCACTATCACAAGCATCACAAGACCTATGTGGATACGCTCAACAAGCTGGTCGCCGGCACCCAATATGCCGACATGCCGCTGGAACGCGTGGTGCAGGCGACGCTGAATGCGCGCGAAGGCACCGACGAGAAGAAGATCTTCAACAACGCGGCGCAGGTGTGGAACCACGATTTCTACTGGCGCTCGCTGACGCCCAAATCCGGCAAGCCGTCGGGCGAGCTGGCGCGCGCGATCGAGCGCGACTTCGGCACGGTCGACAAGCTGGTGGAGAAGCTCGCGACCGACGGCAAGGAGCAGTTCGGCTCCGGCTGGGTGTGGCTCACCTCGCAGGGCGGCAAGCTCTCGGTGGAGAAGACCGCGAACGCGGTCGATCCGATGGCGAAGGGCGTGAACTGCCTGCTCACCCTCGACGTGTGGGAGCATGCCTATTATCTCGACTATCAGAACGAGCGTCCGAAATATCTCCAGGCGGCGCTCGCCAAGCTGATCGACTGGGACTTCGCGGCGGAGAATCTCCGCAAGGAAGACAATGCGATCCGCGCCGCGGCCGAATAG
- a CDS encoding DUF4037 domain-containing protein, with protein sequence MLETLAAALKGVGGVRAIVLGGSRGRGTAQAGSDYDIGLYYDGAGGLDIAALEAAAVLLNGCAVRGPGKAPGDPLMTRPGGWGEWVDGGGWLVVGGEPVDLLYRELARVDRVIDAAERGEFTIAYHVGHPHGFASPIYAGEIATCRVLHDPEGLVTARKARLEPYPEALRAAAITRFGREGRFFLEIAQKAAARGDLVYVTGCAFRAASCLLQVVFAINREWLLNEKGAAALAAGFARAPKDLRLNLEGALAELAAGPQGMLSCLRAIADLFDEAAALA encoded by the coding sequence TTGCTTGAGACGCTCGCCGCGGCGCTGAAAGGCGTCGGCGGGGTGCGCGCGATCGTGCTGGGCGGCTCGCGCGGCCGCGGCACGGCGCAGGCGGGATCGGATTACGACATCGGTCTCTATTACGACGGCGCCGGCGGTCTCGACATCGCGGCACTGGAGGCGGCCGCAGTCCTGCTGAACGGCTGCGCCGTGCGTGGGCCGGGCAAGGCGCCGGGCGACCCCTTGATGACGCGACCCGGCGGCTGGGGCGAGTGGGTCGACGGCGGCGGCTGGCTTGTCGTCGGCGGCGAGCCCGTCGACCTGCTCTATCGCGAGCTCGCGCGGGTCGACCGCGTGATCGATGCGGCCGAACGCGGCGAATTCACCATCGCCTATCACGTCGGCCATCCGCACGGCTTCGCGTCGCCGATCTATGCCGGCGAGATCGCGACCTGCCGCGTGCTGCACGATCCGGAGGGGCTGGTCACGGCGCGCAAGGCGCGGCTGGAGCCTTATCCGGAGGCGCTGCGCGCCGCGGCGATCACGCGCTTCGGCCGTGAGGGACGGTTCTTCCTGGAGATCGCGCAGAAGGCGGCCGCGCGCGGCGACCTGGTCTATGTCACCGGCTGCGCCTTCCGGGCCGCGTCCTGCCTGCTGCAGGTCGTGTTCGCGATCAACCGCGAATGGCTGCTGAACGAGAAGGGCGCCGCGGCGCTGGCGGCTGGCTTTGCGCGGGCGCCGAAGGATCTGCGCCTCAACCTCGAAGGCGCGCTGGCCGAGCTGGCTGCCGGCCCGCAAGGCATGCTGTCCTGCCTGCGCGCCATCGCCGATCTGTTCGACGAGGCGGCTGCGCTGGCCTGA
- a CDS encoding S41 family peptidase, whose translation MTDIARRLVVAAGLLFCGWSGAGAEAPPALTPAQDHAVIDEVARLVSAHYVFPDMRAGIVAELRRREAAGRYTIANPAEFARVLSDDMVAISQDRHMWFAYDPAAYRAALLPRDANDSDPLSDAAALRDNQGYEEMRILPGNVRYVRLSGFEWSGDVTTRVVADVARFLHGADAIILDIAGNGGGSGDAVKALVSYFLPPDGRVLMNFHDTFEGKDFSTRVIDKLDAPRLTGIPLYVLISSHTGSAAEEFTAHIRYFKLGTLVGSNTAGAANNDHGFPIAPFFVQSISVGRTEHPVMHGNWERIGLAPDVAAAPGQALAQAEVLALTGLLARPSDTAHREDYAWALVAADAALHPPRLDAAALAAYAGKYGARKIWLADGVLQYQREGREATTLTPLADDLFALDNNPEVRVRFRRAGGKIAGFDSITADGQAIPAARD comes from the coding sequence ATGACTGATATCGCCAGGCGGCTCGTCGTCGCGGCCGGTCTGCTGTTCTGCGGCTGGTCGGGCGCCGGTGCCGAAGCGCCGCCGGCCCTGACGCCGGCCCAGGATCACGCGGTGATCGACGAAGTCGCGCGCCTGGTGTCGGCGCATTACGTGTTCCCCGACATGCGCGCCGGCATCGTCGCGGAGCTGCGACGCCGCGAGGCCGCCGGCCGCTACACGATCGCCAATCCGGCGGAGTTCGCGCGCGTCCTGAGCGACGACATGGTCGCCATCTCACAGGACCGCCACATGTGGTTCGCCTACGACCCCGCCGCCTACCGCGCCGCGCTGCTGCCGCGCGATGCGAACGACAGCGATCCGCTATCCGACGCCGCGGCGCTGCGCGACAACCAGGGCTATGAGGAGATGCGCATCCTGCCGGGCAATGTGCGCTATGTCCGGCTCAGCGGTTTCGAATGGAGCGGCGACGTCACCACCCGGGTGGTCGCCGACGTCGCGCGCTTCCTGCACGGCGCGGACGCCATCATCCTCGACATCGCCGGCAATGGCGGCGGCTCGGGCGACGCGGTGAAGGCGCTGGTGAGCTATTTCCTGCCGCCCGACGGCAGGGTGCTGATGAATTTCCACGACACCTTCGAAGGCAAGGACTTCTCCACGCGGGTGATCGACAAGCTCGATGCGCCGCGCCTCACCGGTATTCCGCTCTATGTCCTGATCAGCAGCCATACCGGTTCCGCGGCGGAGGAGTTCACCGCCCATATCCGCTATTTCAAGCTCGGCACGCTGGTGGGATCGAACACGGCGGGCGCGGCGAACAACGATCACGGCTTCCCGATCGCGCCCTTTTTCGTCCAGAGCATCTCGGTCGGCCGGACCGAGCATCCCGTCATGCACGGCAATTGGGAGCGCATCGGCCTGGCGCCCGACGTCGCCGCCGCGCCGGGCCAGGCGCTGGCGCAGGCCGAGGTGCTGGCGCTGACCGGACTGCTCGCCCGGCCAAGCGATACGGCGCATCGCGAGGACTATGCCTGGGCGCTGGTCGCCGCCGACGCCGCGCTGCATCCGCCGCGCCTCGACGCCGCGGCCCTGGCCGCCTATGCCGGAAAATACGGCGCGCGGAAGATCTGGCTCGCCGATGGCGTGCTGCAGTACCAGCGCGAGGGCCGCGAAGCGACCACGCTGACGCCGCTGGCCGACGACCTCTTCGCCTTGGACAACAATCCGGAGGTCCGGGTGCGCTTCCGGCGCGCGGGCGGCAAGATCGCCGGCTTCGACTCGATCACTGCCGACGGCCAGGCGATCCCCGCGGCGCGCGATTGA
- a CDS encoding MarR family transcriptional regulator, translating to MSDILREKRFAAFGTRLRRLSERLDRQVEAVYRAQAVVFQPRWFAVVTLLDERGAMSVGELASVLGISHAAVSQVRGEVIKAGLVAGRADPADRRRQILALTPKGRRAIAALTPLWTAIADAVETICAQAAPGLIDAFNRIEDAMAQTPVPQRVAELLRKAPKAKRKKAHD from the coding sequence ATGAGCGACATTCTCCGCGAAAAACGCTTTGCCGCCTTCGGGACGCGCCTACGGCGGCTGTCGGAGCGGCTCGACCGCCAGGTCGAGGCGGTCTACCGCGCGCAGGCGGTCGTCTTTCAGCCGCGCTGGTTCGCCGTCGTCACCTTGCTGGACGAGCGTGGCGCCATGAGCGTGGGCGAGCTCGCGTCGGTCCTGGGCATCAGCCATGCCGCGGTCAGCCAGGTGCGCGGCGAGGTGATCAAGGCCGGCCTGGTGGCGGGCCGCGCCGACCCGGCGGATCGCCGCCGCCAGATCCTCGCGCTGACGCCCAAGGGCCGGCGCGCGATCGCCGCGCTCACGCCGCTCTGGACCGCCATCGCCGACGCCGTCGAGACGATCTGCGCGCAGGCCGCGCCCGGACTGATCGATGCGTTCAACCGGATCGAAGACGCGATGGCGCAGACGCCGGTGCCGCAACGCGTCGCCGAACTGCTCCGCAAGGCACCGAAGGCAAAAAGGAAAAAAGCCCATGACTGA
- a CDS encoding aminotransferase yields the protein MPLSNAQMRDVQSVLHPYTNLIKFRETGPMIIERGQGVRVYDESGKDYIEAMAGLWCTALGWGDNELAETAAEQMRKLSFGHLFGGKSHEPAIALAEKLKEIAPFAVGKVFFANSGSEANDTQVKLYWYAANARGQGKKKKILSRTKAYHGVTLASASLTGLANNHRSFDLPFDFARFADCPHYYRNAEPGESEQQFSARMGANLNALIEAEGADTIAAMIAEPVMGAGGVILPPEGYFDAVVKVLARHGIPLIADEVITGFGRTGNWFGSATYGFEPDSMSIAKALSSAYLPISAVLLSPELADIVEQESGRIGTFGHGFTYSGHPVSAAVALKTIEIYQRRDLVGHVRHVAPLFQQRLKALAEHPLVGEAVGVGLIGAIELVADKKTKQSFEAAKQAGATLMNFAQEEGLIVRALLGDRVALCPPLVITEAEIGELFDRLERALAKALDWATREKLIAA from the coding sequence ATGCCGCTTTCCAATGCCCAGATGCGCGACGTGCAGAGCGTGCTGCACCCCTACACCAATCTCATCAAATTCCGCGAGACCGGACCGATGATCATCGAGCGCGGCCAGGGCGTGCGGGTCTATGACGAGAGCGGCAAGGATTACATCGAGGCGATGGCGGGGCTGTGGTGCACCGCGCTGGGCTGGGGCGACAACGAGCTGGCCGAGACCGCGGCGGAACAGATGCGCAAGCTGTCCTTCGGCCATCTGTTCGGCGGCAAGAGCCACGAGCCGGCGATCGCGCTGGCGGAGAAGCTGAAGGAGATCGCGCCCTTTGCCGTCGGCAAGGTGTTCTTCGCCAATTCCGGCTCGGAGGCCAACGACACCCAGGTCAAGCTCTACTGGTACGCCGCGAATGCCCGCGGCCAGGGCAAAAAGAAGAAGATCCTGTCGCGCACCAAGGCCTATCACGGCGTGACGCTGGCGAGCGCCTCGCTCACCGGCCTCGCCAACAACCACCGGAGCTTCGACCTGCCCTTCGACTTCGCGCGCTTCGCCGACTGCCCGCACTATTACCGCAATGCCGAGCCCGGCGAGAGCGAGCAGCAATTCTCCGCGCGGATGGGCGCGAACCTGAACGCGCTGATCGAGGCCGAAGGCGCCGACACCATCGCCGCGATGATCGCCGAGCCGGTGATGGGCGCGGGCGGCGTGATCCTGCCGCCCGAGGGCTATTTCGACGCCGTCGTCAAAGTGCTCGCGCGGCACGGCATCCCGCTGATCGCCGACGAGGTGATCACCGGCTTCGGCCGCACCGGCAATTGGTTCGGCAGCGCGACTTACGGCTTCGAGCCGGACAGCATGTCGATCGCCAAGGCGCTGTCGAGCGCCTATCTGCCGATCAGCGCCGTGCTGCTGTCGCCCGAGCTCGCCGACATCGTCGAGCAGGAGTCCGGCAGGATCGGCACCTTCGGCCACGGCTTCACCTATAGCGGCCATCCGGTCTCGGCCGCCGTCGCGCTCAAGACCATCGAGATCTATCAGCGCCGCGATCTGGTCGGGCACGTCCGCCACGTCGCGCCGCTGTTCCAGCAGCGGCTGAAGGCGCTGGCGGAGCATCCGCTGGTCGGCGAAGCGGTGGGCGTCGGCCTGATCGGTGCGATCGAGCTGGTCGCCGACAAGAAAACGAAACAGAGTTTCGAGGCGGCGAAGCAGGCCGGTGCCACGTTGATGAACTTCGCGCAGGAAGAGGGGCTGATCGTGCGTGCGCTTCTGGGCGACCGCGTCGCGCTCTGCCCGCCGCTGGTGATCACCGAAGCCGAGATCGGCGAGCTGTTCGACCGGCTGGAACGCGCCCTCGCCAAGGCGCTCGACTGGGCGACGCGGGAAAAGCTGATCGCGGCGTAG